A window of Paraburkholderia bryophila contains these coding sequences:
- a CDS encoding SRPBCC family protein, which yields MTTGTIRLHRVLHATPERLYRAFLEADAKAKWLPPYGFTCKVHHLDARVGGTYKMSFHNFGTGEGHSFGGEYLELVPFEKIRYTDRFDDPNLPGQMTTTVSIRQVSCGSELTIVQEGVPEVIPVEMCYLGWQESLAQLAKLVEPVIP from the coding sequence ATGACTACCGGAACCATCCGTCTGCACCGCGTCCTGCACGCGACCCCCGAGCGACTCTATCGCGCCTTTCTGGAAGCCGATGCGAAAGCGAAATGGCTTCCGCCGTATGGTTTCACCTGCAAGGTTCATCATCTGGATGCGCGCGTGGGTGGCACGTACAAAATGTCTTTTCACAATTTCGGCACGGGTGAGGGCCACTCGTTCGGTGGCGAGTACCTCGAACTCGTACCGTTCGAGAAGATTCGCTATACGGATCGGTTCGACGATCCGAATCTTCCCGGGCAGATGACTACGACGGTTTCCATTCGGCAGGTATCGTGCGGGAGTGAGCTCACTATCGTGCAGGAAGGCGTGCCCGAGGTTATTCCCGTGGAGATGTGCTATCTCGGTTGGCAGGAGTCGCTGGCGCAATTGGCGAAGTTGGTCGAGCCGGTGATTCCTTGA
- a CDS encoding EAL and HDOD domain-containing protein: protein MSAVSSIPTEVAVPRDTAVFVARQPIMDRGGRVVAYELLFRDGPTGPGCIDDDLRCTTAVVQRAVGSIGLERLVGNKAAFLNCPHDFLFSDYPNVLPASRFVLEILESVELTSNLARRCSELRGTGFQIALDDVRGMTDEIRWFLPSVDIIKIDWPFVDRGELPELVAEFKRAGKVVLAEKVETVEDAELARELGCDLLQGYYFSKPQIFSGKRAMPPVKAILRVFDLVGSDAPLSSIARALKETPMLVAQLLRLANSSEQPNGKAERISSLKQALSIAGSRRLLHWCGLLLYANRDGLPIDDDPLVLLAQRRAHFMEKAIDLLPDGSRPLLATAYLTGMLSLLHIAYHMELRNFVDELPVSESIRGAILDGGGVLGELLLIAGHLERGEGEAAIGGLRRLAVSAEESRKMIECY from the coding sequence ATGAGCGCCGTCAGCAGCATCCCTACCGAAGTTGCAGTACCGCGCGATACAGCCGTGTTCGTGGCGCGTCAACCCATCATGGATCGGGGCGGCCGCGTCGTCGCTTACGAACTGCTTTTCAGGGACGGTCCCACGGGACCCGGTTGCATCGACGACGATTTGCGCTGCACGACGGCGGTGGTGCAGCGTGCGGTCGGGTCGATCGGTCTCGAACGTCTGGTTGGGAACAAGGCCGCCTTTCTCAACTGCCCGCACGACTTTCTGTTCTCCGACTACCCGAACGTCTTGCCGGCTTCCCGATTCGTGCTGGAGATTCTGGAGTCGGTCGAACTGACTTCGAATCTCGCACGACGTTGCAGCGAGTTGCGCGGCACGGGCTTCCAGATCGCGCTAGACGACGTGCGCGGCATGACCGACGAAATCCGCTGGTTTCTGCCGTCCGTGGATATCATCAAGATCGACTGGCCGTTCGTGGATCGCGGCGAATTGCCGGAACTGGTCGCCGAGTTCAAACGTGCCGGCAAGGTCGTGCTCGCCGAAAAGGTCGAAACCGTCGAGGACGCGGAACTGGCCCGGGAACTCGGTTGCGACCTGCTGCAGGGCTACTATTTTTCGAAGCCGCAGATCTTTTCCGGCAAGCGCGCCATGCCGCCGGTGAAGGCGATCCTTCGCGTGTTCGATCTGGTCGGCAGCGACGCGCCGTTGAGCAGTATTGCGCGGGCTTTGAAAGAAACGCCCATGCTGGTCGCGCAACTGCTGCGACTTGCCAATAGCAGCGAGCAACCCAATGGCAAGGCCGAGCGCATCTCGTCGCTGAAACAGGCCCTTTCCATTGCCGGCAGCCGCCGGCTGCTGCATTGGTGCGGGCTTCTGCTTTACGCCAATCGCGACGGTCTGCCTATCGACGACGATCCGCTTGTGCTGCTCGCGCAGCGGCGCGCGCATTTCATGGAGAAGGCAATCGACCTGCTGCCGGACGGGTCGCGTCCGCTGCTCGCTACGGCTTACCTCACCGGCATGCTGTCGCTACTGCATATCGCGTATCACATGGAGTTGCGCAACTTCGTCGACGAGTTGCCGGTTTCCGAATCGATTCGTGGGGCGATTCTCGACGGCGGTGGCGTGCTTGGAGAATTACTGCTGATTGCCGGGCATCTCGAACGTGGTGAGGGAGAAGCAGCGATTGGCGGATTGCGACGGCTGGCTGTTTCGGCGGAAGAGTCGAGGAAGATGATTGAGTGTTATTGA
- a CDS encoding LysR family transcriptional regulator: MREISLDRLRTLVAIAERGSFAEAARALNLAPPTVSLHIAELESRIGAPLLSRKRGQVRPSAIGETLVEKARRLLDDAERTLEEVQRQVQGLAGRVRLGASTGAIAHLLPQALEVLGQQHAGIDVQVAVLTSQETLTRLADGSLDVGLVALPQSPVAGLVIKPWRRDPVMAFVPAQWPCPARVTPAWLAAQPLILNDATTRLSRLTAEWFANGGQHPAPRIEVNYNDAIKSLVAAGYGAALLPHEATTPLLDTRIVMRPLRPALWRQLGIAHRAGQVERSTRHVLDVLWDLRLR, translated from the coding sequence ATGCGAGAGATCAGTCTGGACCGCTTGCGCACGCTGGTGGCGATCGCCGAGCGCGGTTCCTTTGCGGAAGCGGCGCGCGCGTTGAACCTCGCGCCGCCCACCGTCAGCCTGCACATCGCGGAGCTGGAAAGCCGTATCGGCGCGCCGCTTCTGTCGCGCAAACGCGGGCAGGTGCGGCCGTCGGCCATAGGCGAGACGTTGGTGGAGAAAGCGCGTCGTCTGCTGGACGACGCGGAACGCACGCTCGAAGAGGTGCAGCGCCAGGTGCAGGGCCTCGCCGGTCGCGTGCGGCTGGGCGCGTCGACGGGCGCGATCGCGCATCTGTTGCCGCAGGCGCTCGAAGTACTGGGGCAGCAGCATGCCGGCATCGACGTTCAGGTTGCCGTGCTCACCTCGCAGGAAACGCTCACACGACTCGCGGACGGCTCGCTGGACGTGGGGCTGGTCGCGCTGCCGCAATCGCCCGTGGCGGGGCTCGTGATCAAACCGTGGCGCCGCGATCCGGTTATGGCCTTCGTGCCGGCTCAATGGCCGTGCCCGGCACGCGTCACGCCCGCCTGGCTCGCCGCTCAGCCGCTCATTCTCAACGACGCCACCACCCGCCTCTCACGCCTGACCGCCGAATGGTTCGCGAACGGCGGACAGCATCCGGCGCCGCGTATCGAGGTCAATTACAACGACGCGATCAAAAGTCTGGTGGCAGCAGGCTACGGCGCGGCGCTGTTACCTCATGAAGCCACCACGCCCTTGCTCGACACGCGTATCGTCATGCGTCCGCTGCGGCCCGCTTTGTGGCGCCAACTCGGCATTGCGCACCGCGCGGGACAGGTCGAGCGATCGACGCGACATGTACTCGACGTACTGTGGGATCTGCGGCTGAGATAG
- a CDS encoding cytochrome b/b6 domain-containing protein, which yields MWDLPVRLFHWSVVVLVVTAYVTIRLNWMDWHVRIGETLLALVLFRLLWGCFGSETARFHSFLASPVAALQHLRHVLRRDPDVQVGHNPAGAWMVLLLLALLLTETLTGLYVYNDVADVGPLSEWMPAPIANAISTLHAVVWDMLLIAVVLHVTAILLYAVAKGHNLLRPMLTGRKSLPADVQAPRLASAALALLLLAIAAAVVVALATYL from the coding sequence GTGTGGGACTTGCCCGTCCGTCTCTTCCACTGGTCCGTGGTGGTGCTGGTCGTCACCGCCTACGTCACCATCCGATTGAACTGGATGGACTGGCACGTCCGGATCGGCGAAACCTTACTCGCGCTGGTGCTGTTCCGTTTGTTATGGGGTTGCTTCGGCAGCGAGACAGCACGATTCCACAGTTTTCTGGCTTCGCCCGTTGCCGCGCTGCAGCATCTGCGACACGTGTTGCGCCGCGATCCGGACGTGCAGGTCGGCCACAATCCCGCCGGCGCGTGGATGGTGCTTCTGCTGCTCGCATTACTGCTGACGGAAACGCTCACCGGGCTCTACGTCTACAACGACGTCGCCGACGTGGGCCCCCTCTCCGAATGGATGCCCGCACCGATCGCCAATGCGATTTCCACGCTGCATGCCGTCGTGTGGGACATGCTGCTGATCGCCGTCGTGCTGCACGTGACGGCCATTCTGCTCTACGCGGTCGCCAAAGGGCACAACCTGCTGCGACCCATGCTGACAGGCCGTAAGTCCCTGCCGGCGGACGTCCAGGCGCCGCGCCTGGCGTCGGCGGCACTGGCGCTGTTATTGCTCGCCATCGCGGCCGCCGTGGTCGTGGCGCTCGCCACGTATCTCTGA
- a CDS encoding NnrU family protein, translating to MDSTQAVAVAAVAFVGSHFLLSHPLRGVLVRAIGAAAFQGVYSLVAFVTLGWLIWAYVKAPLTSPFWPVGDVLWAVVTVVMLIASILLMGSLIRNPALPTGGRPGAFPEVALGVFAITRHPMMWSFALWGLCHIAVFPIAKNMILGAAVIVLALVGSAMQDRKKEQLQPEQWPVWESKTSYLPFAAIAAGRARLGGFGMHALMGGLVVWLAATWAHGPLSGFAAGIWRWF from the coding sequence ATGGACAGCACCCAGGCAGTGGCAGTGGCGGCGGTCGCTTTTGTGGGCAGCCACTTTCTCTTGTCTCATCCATTGCGTGGGGTATTGGTCCGCGCGATTGGCGCAGCGGCTTTCCAGGGTGTTTATTCGCTGGTGGCGTTCGTGACTCTCGGCTGGCTGATCTGGGCCTATGTGAAAGCGCCCTTGACGTCGCCGTTCTGGCCGGTTGGGGACGTGCTCTGGGCGGTGGTCACCGTCGTCATGTTGATCGCGTCGATTCTCCTGATGGGCTCATTGATCCGCAATCCGGCGCTGCCCACCGGCGGTCGGCCGGGCGCGTTCCCGGAGGTCGCGCTCGGGGTATTCGCCATAACGCGTCATCCGATGATGTGGTCGTTCGCTTTATGGGGGCTGTGCCATATCGCGGTGTTTCCGATCGCGAAGAACATGATTCTCGGCGCGGCGGTCATCGTTCTTGCGCTTGTCGGCTCTGCGATGCAGGACCGGAAGAAGGAGCAGCTTCAGCCCGAGCAGTGGCCGGTGTGGGAATCGAAGACGAGCTATCTGCCGTTCGCGGCGATCGCCGCCGGCCGTGCGCGGCTCGGTGGATTCGGCATGCACGCGCTGATGGGTGGGCTCGTCGTGTGGCTCGCGGCAACCTGGGCGCACGGGCCGCTCAGCGGGTTTGCCGCGGGGATCTGGCGCTGGTTCTAA
- a CDS encoding BPSS1780 family membrane protein — MKMHYLHDSAVPNGAHNAQGSRLPNARMIGMASFAGWLEEGARIARVRPVLWLAAVLACADIATLLDLVPSLLMLGMLVAPIAMAAVVMMQERSSNGAHWSVSEMVDVVHAHRTALLSIGACCVAATYIGQLILFAAFHVSVKASVAANGVHALTFAYATHNGADNALEPVFNALLHVIPVALLWFAPALVVLNKASPANAMTASVRAVVRNWPVACLGLFAIVTGALLVPFVPMLVRALIVTPLATALIVMSLYGSYRGVFVER; from the coding sequence ATGAAAATGCACTATTTGCACGACTCGGCAGTCCCGAACGGCGCACACAATGCGCAAGGCTCACGTCTTCCGAACGCTCGCATGATCGGTATGGCGAGTTTCGCAGGCTGGCTCGAAGAGGGCGCGCGCATTGCTCGCGTCCGGCCGGTGTTGTGGCTCGCGGCGGTGCTGGCCTGCGCCGATATCGCGACGCTGTTGGATCTTGTACCGTCGTTGTTGATGCTGGGCATGCTCGTCGCGCCGATCGCCATGGCGGCCGTCGTGATGATGCAGGAGCGCTCGAGCAATGGTGCGCATTGGTCGGTCAGCGAGATGGTCGACGTCGTCCATGCGCATCGGACCGCATTGCTCTCTATCGGAGCGTGCTGCGTTGCCGCGACGTACATCGGTCAATTGATTTTGTTCGCGGCATTCCATGTGAGCGTGAAGGCATCCGTTGCGGCGAATGGCGTGCATGCTTTGACGTTCGCTTACGCCACGCACAATGGCGCGGACAATGCGCTGGAGCCGGTATTCAATGCGTTGCTCCATGTGATTCCGGTTGCGCTGTTGTGGTTCGCCCCGGCGCTGGTGGTACTGAACAAAGCTTCACCGGCTAACGCGATGACAGCGAGTGTGCGTGCTGTGGTGCGCAATTGGCCCGTCGCGTGTTTGGGTCTCTTCGCGATCGTCACCGGCGCGTTACTGGTTCCTTTCGTACCGATGCTTGTGCGCGCACTTATCGTGACGCCGCTCGCCACTGCGCTGATCGTCATGTCGCTGTATGGTAGCTATCGTGGTGTATTCGTCGAGCGATAA